A window from Bubalus kerabau isolate K-KA32 ecotype Philippines breed swamp buffalo chromosome 5, PCC_UOA_SB_1v2, whole genome shotgun sequence encodes these proteins:
- the LOC129653504 gene encoding mortality factor 4-like protein 1, with product MAPKQDPKPKFQEGERVLCFHGPPLYEAKCVKVAIKDKQVKYFIHYSGWNKKDEWVPESRVLKYVDTNLQKQRELQKANQEQYAEGKMRGAAPGKKTAGLQQKNLDMKTKKNKQKTPGNGDGGSTSETPQPPRKKRVRVDPTVENEETFMSRVEVKVKIPEELKPWLVDDWDLITQQKQLFYLPAKKNVDSILEDYANYKKSRGNTDNKEYAVNEFVAGIKEYFNVMLGTQLLYKFERPQYAEILADHPDAPMSQVYGAPHLLRLFVRIGAMLAYTSLDEKSLALLLNYLHDFLKYLAKNSATLFSASDYEVAPPEYHRESCVRCVYPPMFDLCKHLFVS from the coding sequence ATGGCGCCGAAGCAGGACCCGAAGCCTAAATTCCAGGAGGGTGAGAGAGTGCTGTGCTTTCATGGGCCTCCTCTTTATGAAGCAAAGTGTGTAAAAGTTGCCATAAAGGATAAACAAGTCAAATACTTCATCCATTACAGTGGTTGGAATAAAAAGGATGAATGGGTTCCAGAAAGCAGAGTACTCAAGTATGTGGATACCAATTTACAGAAACAAAGGGAACTTCAGAAAGCCAATCAGGAGCAGTATGCAGAGGGGAAGATGCGAGGGGCTGCCCCTGGAAAGAAGACTGCTGGGCTGCAGCAGAAAAATCTTGACATgaagacaaaaaagaacaaacagaagacACCTGGAAATGGAGATGGTGGCAGCACCAGTGAGACACCTCAGCCTCCTCGCAAGAAAAGGGTTCGAGTAGATCCTACTGTTGAAAATGAAGAGACATTCATGAGCAGGGTTGAAGTAAAAGTCAAGATTCCTGAAGAACTGAAGCCATGGCTTGTTGATGACTGGGACTTAATTACCCAGCAAAAACAGCTCTTCTATCTTCCTGCCAAGAAGAACGTGGATTCCATTCTAGAGGATTATGCAAATTACAAGAAATCTCGAGGAAACACAGATAATAAGGAGTATGCAGTCAATGAGTTTGTGGCGGGGATAAAGGAGTACTTCAATGTGATGCTGGGCACTCAACTGCTCTACAAATTTGAGAGGCCGCAGTACGCTGAGATCCTTGCGGACCACCCTGATGCACCCATGTCCCAGGTGTACGGGGCGCCGCATCTCCTGAGACTGTTCGTACGAATTGGAGCAATGTTGGCCTATACATCTCTGGATGAGAAGAGTCTTGCTTTATTACTGAATTATCTTCACGATTTCCTAAAATACCTGGCAAAGAACTCTGCAACTTTGTTTAGTGCCAGTGATTATGAAGTGGCTCCCCCTGAGTACCATCGGGAAAGCTGTGTGAGGTGTGTGTACCCACCCATGTTTGATCTCTGTAAACACCTTTTTGTTTCTTAG
- the ANGPTL7 gene encoding angiopoietin-related protein 7 isoform X2, which produces MLKKTLSAVAWLCIFLVAFVSHPVWPQKPPKRKTPAELTAATCCEEAKALQAQIANLSSLLSDLGKKQERDWVSVVMQVMELESSAKSMETRLTEAESKYSEMNNQIGIMQLQAAQTVTQTSAG; this is translated from the exons ATGCTGAAAAAGACTCTCTCGGCTGTGGCGTGGCTCTGCATTTTCCTCGTGGCCTTTGTCAGCCACCCAGTTTGGCCACAGAAGCCCCCTAAGCGCAAGACCCCGGCAGAGCTCACCGCAGCCACCTGCTGTGAGGAGGCAAAGGCGCTCCAGGCCCAGATCGCCAACCTGAGCAGCCTGCTGAGCGACCTGGGCAAGAAGCAGGAGAGGGACTGGGTCAGCGTGGTCATGCAGGTGATGGAGCTGGAAAGCAGCGCCAAGAGCATGGAGACGCGGCTCACTGAGGCCGAGAGCAAGTACTCCGAGATGAACAACCAGATTGGCATTATGCAGCTGCAGGCAGCGCAGACGGTCACCCAGACCTCGGCAG GCTAG
- the ANGPTL7 gene encoding angiopoietin-related protein 7 isoform X1: MLKKTLSAVAWLCIFLVAFVSHPVWPQKPPKRKTPAELTAATCCEEAKALQAQIANLSSLLSDLGKKQERDWVSVVMQVMELESSAKSMETRLTEAESKYSEMNNQIGIMQLQAAQTVTQTSADAIYDCSSLYQKNYRISGVYKLPPDDFLGSPELEVFCDMETSGGGWTIIQRRKSGLVSFYRDWKQYKQGFGSIRGDFWLGNDHIHRLSRRPTRLRVEMQDWEGNMRYAEYSHFVLGNELNSYRLFLGNYSGDVGNDALIYHNNTAFSTKDKDNDNCLDKCAQLRKGGYWYNCCTDSNLNGVYYRLGEHSKHLDGITWYGWHGSSYSLKRVEMKIRPEDFQP, translated from the exons ATGCTGAAAAAGACTCTCTCGGCTGTGGCGTGGCTCTGCATTTTCCTCGTGGCCTTTGTCAGCCACCCAGTTTGGCCACAGAAGCCCCCTAAGCGCAAGACCCCGGCAGAGCTCACCGCAGCCACCTGCTGTGAGGAGGCAAAGGCGCTCCAGGCCCAGATCGCCAACCTGAGCAGCCTGCTGAGCGACCTGGGCAAGAAGCAGGAGAGGGACTGGGTCAGCGTGGTCATGCAGGTGATGGAGCTGGAAAGCAGCGCCAAGAGCATGGAGACGCGGCTCACTGAGGCCGAGAGCAAGTACTCCGAGATGAACAACCAGATTGGCATTATGCAGCTGCAGGCAGCGCAGACGGTCACCCAGACCTCGGCAG ATGCCATCTACGACTGCTCATCCCTCTACCAGAAGAACTACCGCATCTCTGGAGTATATAAGCTTCCTCCCGACGACTTCTTGGGCAGCCCTGAACTGGAG GTGTTCTGTGACATGGAGACTTCAGGCGGCGGCTGGACCATTATTCAGAGACGGAAGAGTGGCCTCGTCTCCTTCTACCGGGACTGGAAGCAGTACAAGCAGGGCTTTGGCAGCATCCGTGGGGACTTCTGGCTGGGGAACGACCACATCCACCGGCTCTCCAGGCGGCCCACTCGGCTGCGCGTGGAGATGCAG GACTGGGAGGGCAACATGCGCTACGCCGAGTACAGCCACTTTGTTCTGGGCAATGAACTAAACAGCTATCGCCTCTTCCTGGGGAACTACAGCGGCGACGTGGGGAATGATGCCCTCATCTATCACAACAACACAGCCTTCAGCACCAAGGACAAGGACAACGACAACTGCTTGGACAAGTGTGCCCAGCTCCGCAAAG GTGGATACTGGTACAACTGCTGCACAGACTCCAACCTCAATGGCGTCTACTACCGCCTCGGGGAGCACAGCAAGcatctggatggcatcacctggtATGGCTGGCACGGCTCCAGTTACTCCCTCAAACGAGTGGAGATGAAAATCCGCCCGGAAGACTTCCAGCCGTAA